One window of the Magnolia sinica isolate HGM2019 chromosome 19, MsV1, whole genome shotgun sequence genome contains the following:
- the LOC131235335 gene encoding germin-like protein subfamily 3 member 2, which translates to MSQKMTVLLVFFLFHFYTTTSSDPDPVQDFCIPEPKHGSQGTVRFIGSACKNISNVTVDDFVFDGIRSPGNFTPMGFAGLSVNPTIFPGLNTLGMSFVRADLNVGGVNVPHLHPRATEIAFVIEGMVYSGFVDSMNRVFAKVIRKGEVMVFPKGLVHFQMNVGDSTATIFGSFNSQNPGMERIPIAIFGSGIKGELLEKAFGLNAREVEMLRRKFNP; encoded by the coding sequence ATGTCTCAAAAAATGACCGTTTTGTTAGTTTTTTTCCTCTTCCATTTCTACACCACCACATCATCAGACCCGGACCCGGTCCAAGACTTCTGCATACCCGAACCAAAACATGGCTCCCAAGGGACCGTCCGATTCATCGGGTCGGCTTGCAAGAACATATCCAACGTGACCGTCGACGACTTCGTATtcgatggcataagatctcctggAAATTTCACACCGATGGGTTTTGCGGGTCTCTCGGTGAACCCGACCATCTTCCCGGGTCTCAACACGCTAGGTATGTCGTTCGTTCGGGCCGATCTCAACGTGGGTGGTGTCAATGTGCCACATTTACACCCGAGAGCGACTGAGATCGCGTTCGTGATTGAAGGGATGGTCTACTCAGGATTCGTTGACTCAATGAATCGGGTCTTCGCTAAGGTGATCCGAAAAGGTGAGGTGATGGTCTTTCCAAAGGGTCTGGTGCACTTCCAGATGAACGTTGGTGATTCAACGGCTACGATCTTCGGGAGTTTTAACAGCCAGAATCCTGGAATGGAAAGAATCCCAATAGCTATTTTTGGGTCTGGGATCAAAGGGGAGCTTTTGGAGAAGGCCTTTGGATTGAATGCTAGGGAAGTTGAAATGCTGAGGAGGAAGTTCAATCCCTAA